A region of Vespula vulgaris chromosome 1, iyVesVulg1.1, whole genome shotgun sequence DNA encodes the following proteins:
- the LOC127071226 gene encoding 39S ribosomal protein L42, mitochondrial: MNIIARIGIRMWRGKYPSYSTLPPEVVVFTDKDMIICWHPDQGFPYECSKPILEEQVLTSNTVLKIGEKDIQDVFRKNKEEDVIAELAKLTFTTKHKWYPRSRDKKAKKTEPDRPYL; the protein is encoded by the coding sequence atGAACATAATTGCGCGAATTGGTATTCGTATGTGGCGTGGAAAATATCCTAGCTATAGTACATTACCCCCAGAAGTTGTTGTATTCACTGATAAAGATATGATTATTTGTTGGCATCCAGATCAAGGGTTTCCTTATGAATGCTCAAAGCCTATATTAGAAGAACAAGTTCTAACATCAAATACAGTACTTAAAATCGGTGAAAAAGATATTCAAGATGTcttcagaaaaaataaagaagaagatgtcATTGCAGAATTAGCCAAATTAACCTTTACTACCAAGCATAAATGGTATCCTCGAAGCAGAGATAAAAAAGCTAAAAAAACTGAACCTGATAGACCatacttgtaa